The window aaattatatattttgttagaaatatcttgaatcaataagctattcgagtttgaattagtcaaaagttaatcataagtcttcgtggaaacgatactttattcactattttattacttgacgaccacgtatacttgcgtgagtgtgtttggaccCGACAGGTGGGGTTTGGTGTATTTTCTGATGTGAATTCTCTCATTGTGTGAAGTTTCCTTTCCTGAAATTCTGAATTATTAGTATAGACATGTTAGTTTGCAGTGATAGTAGGGCATAATTGGAGGTGACCTCCTAGCTGTTAGAAATATCTGTCGTAAAATTTGATGGTTTGTCGTCTAAAAAGTTTTGCGATGCATGTATTTCTGATGGTCTCTTTCCCGCCGATAATTCATATACTCTTCTGATGACTTTTTGGCAGATATGGCCGTAAGAATTTCGTGTAATTCCAATATTGTTGCTCAACCTAGACTGACCGTCGGAATTTCGCGTACTTCCAGTAGTGTTGCTCAACTTAGACGTCAAGTTAAGAGGGGAGAAGTATACCCTCAATTCTCTATGTTATGAAAGAATTTTAAGTACTTGCTCAAGATGCAATAAGTTTAAGTTGCATCTTGATCTTCTTTAATCTCCTACGACATCTTTCATGTCAATCCTTCCTTATGGAGATTTGACACAAAAATCGAAGCTAATCAATATCTTAATtataattacaacaacaacaacaacaacaacaattactaTGCCTCAGTCCCAATCAAGATCCTAACTATAGCAGATTAATTAAAAGAACCGGGCAAATagatttaacaaaaggaaaagtcCCGCCTTGCCTACAAATAGATGTTATGAATCAAACCAAACTATAGCCTATTTGAGGCTAAATATTATTGCAAACATTTGTTACACACGAGATGATTTGGAAGAGAAGATTCTTATAAGAATTTGCTCAACATGCAAGAAGTTGAGTCTTGATCGTGTTTAACCTCGCTACAACATCTTTCATGTCAATCCTTCCTTTAGGAGATTCAACACAACAATCTATTGCCACTTTCATGATGGAAACCACACAGTCTAACTTTTTCATTAAGTGATTATCCTGTGGCTTTATTAAGTTGGCATCGACAATTTCCATTACTGCATGTGAGAGTGAGTTGCTCACCCATTGCTTCAAGCTAAGATCTTCATCAAACATTTCATCATTAGGCTTTGTCCTTGTAAATGTTTCCATTAACATGATTCCATAACTATAAACATCGCCTTTTGTTGACACCAATCCCTCTAGTCCATACTCTGTAATCAGTCAATATTTAAATTCAGCATTTACCGGTGGGAAAGAGAAATATTCAAAAGCAATTAACAGATTGCTTACCTGGTGCAATATAACCTAATGTAGCTAAAGTTTTTGTGAATGAAGCACTCTCATCGTCAGAAAGCAGTTTCGAAATGCCAAAGTCACTTAAGTGGGCAACCATGTCCTCATCCAACAAGATGTTACTAGGCTTCAAATCACAGTGAATCACGGGCAATGAGCAGCCATGGTGGAGATATTCCAAGGCACATGCCACATTTATCATTATACCTAGTCTATGCTTGATGTCTAAGAAGTAGTTGTGCGAATACAACCACTTATCCAGGCTCCCGTTAGGCATGTACTCAAGTATCAAAGCCTTAAATTCATGGTTGGAACAACTAGTGATGACTTTGGTGAGATTCCTATGGAGAATGTTGCGCAAAACTTGGCATTCTGTATCAAAATTCCTAAATGCTGCTTGCAATTGCAGATTGAACACTTTAGCTGCAATAGGAGTCCCATCTCTGAGGATGCCTTTGTAAACAGAGCTGAAACTCCCAGAACCAATCAAATTGCTCTCGTTGAGCGAATCAGTTGCTTGGAGCAATTCATAGTATGAAATTCGTTCTCTTGTTGAGACGTCATACGATGATTCAGCTGTTTGCTGAGGATCAAGTTTTTTGCCTCTTATGTACCTTATCCATACAAGCACAAACGCGATAGGCATTAATACAACAAGTGGAATTCCGATCAGTAGAATTAGAACAAGTACTTTTTTCCTCTTGGATCTATGCTTTGCAGTATTAGTGGGGCATGGCAGAACACGAAATCTCGGAGAACCACACAATGCTTCATTGAACATGAAAGACTGACTGGAGAGGTTCTTGAACGGACCGCCCGAGGGGATTTCACCAACCAACTTGTTGAAAGAAACATCAAAATACTTAAGATTTTGAAGCTTCTCCAATGACTTTGGAATTAATCCTGAAACATTGTTATGAGAAAGGTCTAGAAATTCCAAAGCCGACATGCTGCTCATTGAGTCAGGTATTGATCCTTGCAATTTATTGTCTCTCAAAGACAGGTGTATTAGATTTTGCAAGCTACCAATTCCTCCAGgaatgccatttgagagtgtattCATTGATAGATCAATATATATCACGGCCTTTAGATTTCTGATTTCCGGAGGTAAAGAGCCACCCAAGTTGTTTGAAGATAAGTCTAGCTTCAAGAGATTTATTAGGTTCCCTATGCTTGCTGGTATGTCTGAACGGTATTTGTTGGAACCTAGAAATATCTCCTGAAGGGAAGTTAAGTTCCCTATACAATTAGGAAGAGATCCTGAAAGTTGATTTTGGGTCAAGTGTAAATAACCCAAGTTCTGCAATTTACATAGATCGATTTGAGTAAATCCAGAAAGTTTATTGTGACTCAACTTACAACTCTGAAGGGATCTCAAGTTGCTAATTGTTGTGGGAATTGATCCAGTTAAGCCATTTTCAGAAAGATCAAGCTCTAATAAGCTACTTAAGTTCCCAATTCCTTTTGGAATTTCCCCTTTAATTCTGCAATCAGTAGCTCTAAACCTTAGAAGAGAAGTGACAGAAAGGTTCCCTAGTGAGGCTGGAAGCACACCATATAGAGGGTTTGAAGATACAAAAAGAAATTTTAAATCTCTACAATTTGACAAGGAAGTCAAGAAGCTTAACCTAGTGTCGCTCATTAAATTGTTTACATCCAAGCCTAGGGACTGTATACGAGTCAAAAGACCGAGGGAGTTGGGAATCAAACCGGTGAGTCTATTGAAAGAAAGGTCTAGACTAGTCAGTTTGGAACAATTGGAGAGAGAATGAGGTATAGTCCCAGAAAGATTTAAGTTGCTCAGATGAAGAACTTCAATGTTGGGTAACGTAGAACCTATGTCTAATGGGAGGGTTCCTGTCAGATTATTGAATATAAGTTGAATTGATCTCATCCCTGATATGTTAAAGATCTCCATTGGTAGTGAACCAGTAAACTTGTTGAAACTCATATCAAACAACTCAATGAGATTGCTTACTTCTTTTGGTATTTCACCTgccaatgtatatatgtatgtataattAGTAATTAAGATTTAAGGAATATCTTGCTAGTAATGATTTAACGTAGTTTGTTAAGTTCACTCTAGCAAGCTATATAATAGCTGAAATATCTTAGTATTTCCATACCCCTTTTGACTACGTACATACCTGTAAGCATATTGTCAGCAAGATCTAGAATTTGCAATTTGGTCAAATTGCCAACCTCCCTTGGAAAGGATCCAATAAGATTGTTGTGAGCTAGTACCAAAACCTGCAGCGAGGAGATATTGAATGTGGAGACTGGGATTTGACCAGAAATATGGTTTGTCTCCAGCCCTAAAATAACCAAATTATTAAGAATCCCGATTTCACTATGTATGGGTCCATCAAACTTGTTATAAGATAAAGACAATAGTTGAAGGTTTGAACAGTTTGGCAAGCTTAGAGGCATATGACCGCGTAGCTCGTTCTTACTTAGATAAAGCTTTTCGAGCATTGGAATATAATCACACATGGCAGCAGGTAGATTTCCTGATAAGGTATTTTTTGTAAATGCAATGACTTCAATTCCAGAAATGTTGAAGATCGAGAATGGTATAGAACCTGTAAGTTGATTTGATTCTATTGACAATATTTTTAGGGTTTGAAGTCTTCCAATCTCTTCTGGGATGTTTCCTTCAAGGAAATTTTGAGAAAGTTCTAAAGTCATCAACATTGAGGCATTCGAGAGAGACAGAGGGATAGAACCGGTAAACTTGTTTCCACCTAAACTTAAAAACCTTAGATTTTCAATATTTCCAATCTCTTCTGGGATGTGGCCCTCTAAGGAATTGCATGTCAAATCCAAAGTTTGAAGCGTGGAAATATTAGAAAATAAAGAGGGGATGGAACCACTAAAACTATTATTCCTTAGAGTTAGAACTTGAAGTtggtgtaagaccccgaaccagGAAGGAACCTCCCCGCTAAAGTTGTTAAAACCAAGTCTAACAAACCTTAACCGATGCAAACGTGCCATTTCTTGAGGCAAATTGCCATAGAAATTGTTGCTACCCAAGTCGAGAGAAACAAGAAATGTGAGATTTCCGAAATTAGGGGGAATTCTGCCTGTAAGAGCCATGTTGGAAATGTTCAATGACTTCACTCTATGGTGGCGAGGACCACATGTGACTCCAATCCAATCGGAAATAGGAGTGGCTGGAGACCAACTTTCATATAACAAGTGAAAAGGATCTGCAATGATTTGGGATTTCAAAGAAAGAAGAGCTAATTGATCAGTGGTAATGTTGGTGTGACTCATGGCTAAACTAGCCACAACCAAGTGAAAGAACAAGAGAAAAGAGGTGAAGGCTTTCTCCATTAGTACTTTAGAAATTAGAAAGAAGTAGGCGTGGCTATGTACAATGGGCAATGAGACTTTAAATATAAGTTGATCTCCTTGGTATCTTCTGCGGATGTTTTAGTTCTCGTTATCCTCTCCTTATTTAGCAACCACAGCAATCCTTTTCCTTGAGTGTCCCCAAAGACTTGACTCTAAACTCTTGTTGGAGTAAGTAGAGGTGCAAAGTCTGGCTATGCATTATTCTCAATCGTCCTCACACGGAAAAGAAATTAAATTGGACAATACCGGGTGGGGGTGGGGTGAGGAATAAAGAAAGAAGAGTTCAGAATGATATAACACCAAAGATTTCATTAGCTTTTTCGATATTGCTTACTAAATTTCGAAAAGGAGGAGGATAATTATATTATACCTTAGAAGATGTTTTTATTTTGTTCATTTTTCCAGAAGTACGTTGAAGCTTAAATCCACTGCATGCACGGTTCTTAATAGAAATTTATAAGATGTAAGTTTGATGACCACTTAATCATTTCAGATTCCAGACAAAGAGACCACAAGTTTTTGCTTCTAATCTAATTAAAGAAAGCATCAGTTGGTTCCCCAATATTATCGAGTTAAGAAAAGGACTGTCAGTGAGATGATACATGGACTAGTAGAAAATTTTAAGAGGGTATTGTGCATCAGGCTCAAGAAACTATGATTTCCCTAATAATCGAGTTTAACAAGCACGTAGTTATCTTTTGAATGACTAGATAGTTGTATAAATTAAAGGGATCTCCGTATTTAACAAGCACATCAACCCCCTTTCTTTGAGAGGTCCCAACTCCCAAAGACTTGACTGATGTGAGTAAGGTCTTGCTTTTTATGTTTTCTTTTCAAAGAGAAAGACTTTGATCAAATCCAAGTCTTCTTCCGCAAAAGCAGTCCGGAAACTTGGTGTTATTCAAAGAACCTTCAAACACAATGGGATGAATATGTACATTGGGCGTATCCGAAGAGTACATCGGTCCCTTGATGTGTAAGTCTTGCGAGACAAGAGCTCCAGGCGTCTgccagaggcggatctaggataTGAGGTTTACAAGAGTTACTAGGTTTCCGAGAACCCATATTCGATGCTCTAGGTCAGCCCCTGGCGTCTCCAATGACGTTGTACGAGTGCCTAATTACCCGGTGCGAGCGCtgattcttatttttttaaaaacattgATCTATGTTCGTTGTTTAGTCGGTGTAGAATCTATGGAATTCAAGTTTGCAGATCGCCTCTAAAGAAAAATCAGATAGAATTCTTTTGTTATTTTCCAAACACATGACTAGTATTAGGCTAGCTATTGTCTTTGCGCGTTCACTTTGTAATACCAATTTCATAAATAAAGAATGGCAGTGAAAGGCACCTAAATTTCTGCATTATTACAGGTATAGGTCACTTGGAAGATAAACAGACGCCGCCCATGAAGTACTCTTGGTACCTACGTTATTTAGCTCGCGCGCAAGTTATAAAAGAATTCTGTTTTTAGAATAAGGGAGGAAagagaaagaataaaaaaatGTGGATTTAACATTCGAGATCAAGTTCGAATTAACTAAATATTAATAAGCTTATTGTTGGGATGGTTTTCAGAGCCAGCAATTGGCTGTCGGATTTCGTCCCGTAATTAGAAGATCGCTTCGGGTTACTGTGGTATAGCTGAATAGAGGGCAGTCCGCCCTTACAACATTTGATCAGTAAATTATTTAGAACTTCGGAAGATGGTCAAGGTAGCTTGCTTCCAAGCCACTACACTAGATGGACATGTAGTCGTAGTAGTCGGCCTAGAATGCCTCTCTTCTTTACTGAAATACTATTCCGAATGAATTGGGAATTGCGTCGCTCTTAGATTAAAATAGGTAAGTAGGTTAATTTTGTAAATTAGTTTGAATTAGGTGTGTTAaataaaaatggttaaaattgaaagttaaaggaaggaagaaagaaaggaaaatggGTTGCTATGTTGACATTCCAATTGGGCCAAACACTTCAGCAGCTCAATCTATAAAGGGGCATTTACCTATCTATACtaaattataaatttatttacCCTTCACATAAAAGTTATCACTTAATTACATTAACATATACAATTTATCATTTATATACAAAATAATGTGTTAATTCCAATATTACTCATTTCCTCTCCCTCTTCTTCCTTCCCCAAATTTAAATAGGATAGTTATTTGCTGCAACATAAAAGTTTCACCAAACAGCTTCCAGTAAAATTCCAACCAAGTAATACCATCAATTGGGTTAGCTAAGCTTATAATTTACAAGAAGAATCTTTAGCTTAAAGTTTATAAGAACAATTAATACCATGAAACACATCTGGCTCACATGGATTTGTGGATATTATTCAACTGTAATTATGCCACAATATCACTTAATCATTGCTACTATCAGCACTAGTTTCCTCTGCATTTGTATCAGCTACTGTCTTCTTTTTGGACAATCCAAACCTTGTGCATAATTCTCCCTtgcataataaaattaaaattgaaacgTTATCAAATAATAACGCCTCTAAAGTAAGAAAACGTCTTATACATGAAACTGAAAACCTTGAATACGTTGAGCTACAAGTCTAATTACTAACAGATTCCTAAACTCTTAAACTATTGGTATTAGAAATTCGACTGTACACGGCAATTTGTTTGgattttgcaatttttttttgtttggattgggtattgTTGCAAATGATTGAGAATATTCTTTGGAGTTTGTATTTCAATTTTAAGAGAATTTGGTGAAGATTCGAGGTGATTTTGGTTAAAATttagattgaaactcgaaaaagaagacaaaaataaattatattattttgtatgtcgAGTATAGAAACGGTATACAAAATATCTACAACTTACATAATTGTATAcaagttgtatataaattgtatgcaGGGCCGGCTCGATGTTAAGGCTGCTCAAGCCATTGCCTTGGCCCCAAAATTCTAGAgggtcccaaaaatattatactatattattatGTATTATATATCTTATGCGATTACTGTTAAGAGTCCAAATTTTAATATTTGTTTATTTGGTTAAGAATGCACATATGAGTGAGTAAAGAGCGATAAATCTCCGTCTTGTTAGTAGTATATTTATTTTCCTCTTCCGTTCTAATTTTTCCTCCTTTATTTCACATGACTTTGAGATTTCTCTTTTCAATTTCAAACTTTGTTTCTTTGTTTTAGCTACTTTCTCATGTTTAATTGACCCATTAATTAGAACAGAAGATTTTTTGTGTCTCACTATTACTTGAAAATTGTGAAATAGACCTTCTAATAcaatttggctttaggccaccaaCTTCGTTGAGCCGCCCTTGATTGTATGTACATTGTAGTTTTTGAGCGGATTTTGtacaaaaaaattattatttatgttgtagataaattgtagattttgatcgaatttgtatatattttgtaaaaaagtTTAGTTACTTTCTGTAAATATGAAAACTTAAATAAAATCGGGTAAATAAGTTTTATATCTTGTTGTTGGtgataaaaatagcaacaatGGAGGTTCAATGGAGTTTCTAAGGAAGGAAAGATGTTAGGTTAGTTCCAAGTTTGCCGAAGATGTTTATGTCTAAACCATACAACATATGAGTTTGGAAAGATTGGGCTCTAGTTAATTCATTTTGTTTTGGGCATTTTCGTCTTGGGCCTATGAGAAAGCTGCGGAAAGAAGTTTCAGATTTAGGttgtaaatattattttgcttATTTGTACTTATCCTTTAGTTTGTTATAGTTTAGCTAATAAATTAGGAACACGTAGCATAAACCGTTATTTTTAAGATTCCATTCTTATTGTATATAAACAACAATCTGTATAGTACATTTCATCCGAAAAAAAAGATATACAGAAAAAGAGAATTTTCTCAATCAATCTTCTTCCTGTTTCGTCATGGTATCGAGCCCTGCTTTTCCAATCACAATTTCCTATTGCTTATTGGGGGGATTGTGTTCTAACTACTACATACTTGATAAATAGGTTTCCTTCCAAAGTTCTTTCTTACAAAACACCCTATAAGATCCTTTTCAAATCCAAACCTAGTTACTCTAATTTGAGGTGTTTTGGATGTCTATGTTTTGTTTCCACTATCTCAAATCACAGAACAAAGTTCCAACCAA is drawn from Nicotiana tomentosiformis chromosome 12, ASM39032v3, whole genome shotgun sequence and contains these coding sequences:
- the LOC104114777 gene encoding probable LRR receptor-like serine/threonine-protein kinase At3g47570 — translated: MEKAFTSFLLFFHLVVASLAMSHTNITTDQLALLSLKSQIIADPFHLLYESWSPATPISDWIGVTCGPRHHRVKSLNISNMALTGRIPPNFGNLTFLVSLDLGSNNFYGNLPQEMARLHRLRFVRLGFNNFSGEVPSWFGVLHQLQVLTLRNNSFSGSIPSLFSNISTLQTLDLTCNSLEGHIPEEIGNIENLRFLSLGGNKFTGSIPLSLSNASMLMTLELSQNFLEGNIPEEIGRLQTLKILSIESNQLTGSIPFSIFNISGIEVIAFTKNTLSGNLPAAMCDYIPMLEKLYLSKNELRGHMPLSLPNCSNLQLLSLSYNKFDGPIHSEIGILNNLVILGLETNHISGQIPVSTFNISSLQVLVLAHNNLIGSFPREVGNLTKLQILDLADNMLTGEIPKEVSNLIELFDMSFNKFTGSLPMEIFNISGMRSIQLIFNNLTGTLPLDIGSTLPNIEVLHLSNLNLSGTIPHSLSNCSKLTSLDLSFNRLTGLIPNSLGLLTRIQSLGLDVNNLMSDTRLSFLTSLSNCRDLKFLFVSSNPLYGVLPASLGNLSVTSLLRFRATDCRIKGEIPKGIGNLSSLLELDLSENGLTGSIPTTISNLRSLQSCKLSHNKLSGFTQIDLCKLQNLGYLHLTQNQLSGSLPNCIGNLTSLQEIFLGSNKYRSDIPASIGNLINLLKLDLSSNNLGGSLPPEIRNLKAVIYIDLSMNTLSNGIPGGIGSLQNLIHLSLRDNKLQGSIPDSMSSMSALEFLDLSHNNVSGLIPKSLEKLQNLKYFDVSFNKLVGEIPSGGPFKNLSSQSFMFNEALCGSPRFRVLPCPTNTAKHRSKRKKVLVLILLIGIPLVVLMPIAFVLVWIRYIRGKKLDPQQTAESSYDVSTRERISYYELLQATDSLNESNLIGSGSFSSVYKGILRDGTPIAAKVFNLQLQAAFRNFDTECQVLRNILHRNLTKVITSCSNHEFKALILEYMPNGSLDKWLYSHNYFLDIKHRLGIMINVACALEYLHHGCSLPVIHCDLKPSNILLDEDMVAHLSDFGISKLLSDDESASFTKTLATLGYIAPEYGLEGLVSTKGDVYSYGIMLMETFTRTKPNDEMFDEDLSLKQWVSNSLSHAVMEIVDANLIKPQDNHLMKKLDCVVSIMKVAIDCCVESPKGRIDMKDVVARLNTIKTQLLAC